From Roseateles sp. SL47:
ATGGTGCGGGCGAGATCCCGCTCGTGATAGGGAACGGGCACCCGGTCCAAGATGACTTCATATCTCCGCATGACTTTCCTTCCTGCTTGCGTACGAGTCGGAAGAATACTGGATGGGCATCCAGTATTTCAATCACCATTCGTCGGGTGCTGCCATCGTCTGTCAGCAGCAAGAAGCCAGAAGGGTCACCCGGATGGCAGAGCAGCCCACCGGCCCATTGGAGGCGTGGACAGGCCGCTAGCCTGGGCCTGGGCCACCGGCGCGACGCCGGGGAACATCGGGCCATGATGTCCTCCCGGTCCACCCGCTCTGCATCCCGAATGGCCCGTGCTACGGTCGCTCGTATCCCATGCCGCCTGGCACCCTGCGTGGCGCCCAGCCAGTCGACCGCCGTGCTGTCCCTGCCAGACAGCTCCCCCGGCCGCCCCCTGTGGTGCAGCCCCCTCTGGTGCTGCCCCTCCACGGCGGCCTGGCTTGCAGCCCTGGCTGCAGCGGCGGTCAGTGCGGGCACACCCTCCGTCTACGCCGCCGACACGACCACCCTGTATGGGCGCCTGAACGTGGGTGTGGAATCGGTCAGCGGTGGCGGGCAGGGGAGCCAGGCCCGGCTGAGCAACTACCGATCGGTGATTGGGTTCAAAGGCGACGAGACCCTCGGCGATGACCTGCAACTGGTGTGGCAGATCGAAGGCTCCGTGCTGGTGGATACCGGCGGTGGCACCAGCCTGGCCAACCGGGACACCCGGATCGGTCTGGCGGGTCCGTGGGGCACCGCCTTCGCTGGCGTGTGGACGCTGCCCTACAACGCCGCCAGCGCCAGCTTTGACCCGTTCTATCCCACCACGGCCGGCTATATGGCGCTGATCGGGAATGGCTCTGCGTCCATCGTCAACAACATCAGCGACACCCGTTCTTTCGACCGCCGCCAGCAGAACGTGGTGCAGTACTGGACCCCTGTGTGGCAGGGGTGGTCCGGCAAGCTGGCCTATTCCCCGGGCGAGGACACATCCCCGGTGACCGGTGCCCGGCCGTCGCTGGGGTCGGGGTCGGTCACCTATGCGGATGGGGGCTTTACCGTCGTGCTGGCCCATGAATTTCACCGCCACTACCAGACGGCCACCAGTACCGACCGGGGCTGGAAGCTGGGCGCCAGCGGGGCCTGGGGCCGCACGCGCATCGCCGCCCTGTGGGAGCGGCTGGACTATGGCACCGTCACCGGCCGTCTGCGCAGAGATGCTGCCTACGTGTCGGTGGTACACAAGGTCGATGCCTTCAGCCTGATGGGCGGGTTGACCGTTGCCGGCCGTGGCAAGGGGCCATCACTGGCGCGCATCGGCCACCTCAGCAGTGGCGACGACACTGGTGCGGCCCAGCTCACCGTGGGTGCGGACTATGCGATGTCCCGCCGCACTTCGGTGTTTGCGCTGGCCAGCCGCATTCGGAATGACCACGCCGCCGACTACGA
This genomic window contains:
- a CDS encoding porin, whose amino-acid sequence is MARATVARIPCRLAPCVAPSQSTAVLSLPDSSPGRPLWCSPLWCCPSTAAWLAALAAAAVSAGTPSVYAADTTTLYGRLNVGVESVSGGGQGSQARLSNYRSVIGFKGDETLGDDLQLVWQIEGSVLVDTGGGTSLANRDTRIGLAGPWGTAFAGVWTLPYNAASASFDPFYPTTAGYMALIGNGSASIVNNISDTRSFDRRQQNVVQYWTPVWQGWSGKLAYSPGEDTSPVTGARPSLGSGSVTYADGGFTVVLAHEFHRHYQTATSTDRGWKLGASGAWGRTRIAALWERLDYGTVTGRLRRDAAYVSVVHKVDAFSLMGGLTVAGRGKGPSLARIGHLSSGDDTGAAQLTVGADYAMSRRTSVFALASRIRNDHAADYDFAINSPGATPGSHPTLLSVGMRHSF